The following proteins are co-located in the Dietzia timorensis genome:
- a CDS encoding MaoC family dehydratase — MREFNGIAELEAAIGENVGTSDWTEITQESVNLFAEATGDHQWIHVDPEKAKDGPFGGTIVHGFLTLSLLPKFGWEIYTVSGMAMMINYGLNKVRFPAVVPVGSKVRASITLDKLEQKSSGYQLTTTTTVEAEGVERPVCIAESLMMLVPEQ; from the coding sequence ATGCGTGAATTCAACGGCATCGCCGAACTCGAAGCGGCTATCGGCGAGAACGTCGGCACCTCCGACTGGACCGAGATCACCCAGGAGTCCGTCAATCTCTTCGCCGAGGCCACCGGCGACCACCAGTGGATCCACGTCGACCCGGAGAAGGCGAAGGACGGCCCGTTCGGCGGCACCATCGTCCACGGCTTCCTTACTCTTTCTCTGCTGCCGAAGTTCGGCTGGGAGATCTACACGGTTTCCGGCATGGCGATGATGATCAACTACGGCCTCAACAAGGTGCGCTTCCCCGCGGTCGTGCCCGTCGGGTCGAAGGTCCGCGCCTCCATCACCCTCGACAAGCTCGAGCAGAAGTCCTCGGGCTACCAGCTCACCACGACCACCACGGTCGAGGCGGAGGGCGTCGAGCGTCCGGTGTGCATCGCCGAGTCGCTCATGATGCTCGTTCCGGAGCAGTAG
- a CDS encoding SDR family oxidoreductase translates to MTGRRFEGQVAVITGASRGIGFGIARRLVDEGAKVAITARGEEALADAVEELGADNAIGIPGKAHDPAHQDDVIAKVTARFGPIDHLVNNTGINPVYGGLLDIDVEVAKKIAEVNAISALQWTQKVNKASLGERGGNVVFIGSVAGMRNSPGIAFYGASKAMIARLVEDLAVEMGPKCRVNGVAPAVVKTKFATALYEGQEDPAAPYPLKRLGEPADIAGPVAFLLSEDAAWITGTMLPVDGGLLAAGASLL, encoded by the coding sequence ATGACCGGACGGCGGTTTGAGGGGCAGGTCGCGGTCATCACGGGCGCGAGCCGCGGTATCGGCTTCGGTATCGCCCGGCGCCTCGTCGATGAGGGGGCGAAGGTCGCTATCACCGCGCGCGGGGAGGAGGCGCTCGCCGACGCTGTCGAAGAACTCGGCGCCGACAACGCGATCGGAATTCCCGGCAAGGCACACGACCCGGCTCATCAGGACGACGTCATCGCGAAGGTCACCGCGAGGTTCGGCCCCATCGATCACCTCGTCAACAACACGGGCATTAATCCGGTGTACGGCGGCCTGCTCGACATCGACGTCGAGGTCGCGAAGAAGATCGCCGAGGTCAACGCAATCAGCGCGCTGCAGTGGACACAGAAGGTGAACAAGGCGAGCCTCGGCGAGCGCGGGGGCAACGTCGTGTTCATCGGTTCCGTGGCGGGGATGCGCAACTCCCCGGGCATCGCGTTTTACGGCGCCTCGAAGGCCATGATCGCTCGGCTCGTCGAGGACCTGGCCGTGGAGATGGGGCCGAAGTGCCGCGTCAACGGGGTCGCGCCCGCCGTCGTCAAGACGAAATTTGCCACCGCGCTGTACGAGGGCCAGGAGGATCCGGCGGCGCCGTACCCGCTGAAGCGCCTCGGCGAGCCCGCCGATATCGCCGGCCCCGTCGCGTTCCTGCTGTCCGAGGACGCCGCGTGGATCACCGGGACGATGCTGCCGGTCGACGGCGGCCTGCTTGCCGCGGGAGCCTCGCTTCTCTAG
- a CDS encoding oxygenase MpaB family protein — MADFSEFRSRAVDSHPPVRLVPGPRWFSEDHPVSRLHSDASAFIGELAGILLRSLHPASAAVLTDFGLAEKPWAAVRSTAELHHVIVSGPVDDGVVVISQQMDAHSAATGYDETGSYYWGSDRSLLEWTHQSRLWAMLGANRGHAQRPLLPFDSESAVQGWAPIARLSGVPRPATSLVELNSYMRGKVSGLRPTAVSRAYAEALLHEKDTGLLRVSHAAFAVLPASVRRLFGTECMSSASLSRFEMPATSAHSDLDPHAWDVPCPIAAPSALQITRHFA, encoded by the coding sequence ATGGCTGATTTCTCAGAATTCCGTAGCCGCGCCGTCGATTCGCATCCCCCGGTACGCCTCGTTCCCGGCCCTCGATGGTTTTCCGAGGACCATCCGGTCAGCCGTTTACATTCGGATGCTTCGGCTTTTATCGGCGAACTTGCCGGCATCCTTTTGCGCTCTCTGCACCCGGCCAGCGCCGCGGTGCTCACCGATTTCGGGCTCGCCGAGAAGCCGTGGGCGGCGGTGCGGTCCACCGCGGAGCTTCATCACGTCATAGTCAGCGGCCCTGTCGACGATGGTGTCGTCGTCATCTCCCAACAGATGGACGCCCACTCGGCCGCCACCGGCTACGACGAGACGGGCTCGTACTACTGGGGCTCCGACCGCTCGCTGCTCGAGTGGACCCACCAGTCGCGCCTGTGGGCGATGCTCGGCGCCAACCGTGGCCACGCGCAGCGCCCGCTACTCCCCTTCGATTCCGAATCGGCCGTACAGGGCTGGGCGCCGATCGCGCGTTTGTCCGGTGTCCCGCGCCCCGCGACCTCGCTGGTGGAACTCAACTCGTACATGCGCGGCAAGGTCAGTGGCCTCCGCCCGACTGCCGTGTCCCGCGCGTACGCCGAGGCGCTACTACACGAAAAGGACACCGGTTTGCTGCGCGTCTCTCACGCGGCCTTCGCGGTGCTTCCGGCGAGCGTGCGCCGCTTGTTCGGCACCGAGTGCATGTCGTCGGCGTCGCTCTCGCGTTTCGAGATGCCGGCCACGTCGGCACATTCGGATCTCGACCCGCACGCCTGGGATGTTCCGTGCCCGATTGCGGCACCGAGCGCCCTGCAGATCACCCGCCACTTCGCGTAG
- a CDS encoding YdcF family protein encodes MSAAARRVSARAQQSRRLRRFVRVLLVLVCIAVVVWVGLGAWFLSERHRSEPVRSDAIVMLAGADDGRHRVARNLLQDGYAPELLVSNPDSAGKKKAAELCRMKATDCFSPVPKTTAGEVRAVREAAEGAEDSGDGWDSIIVVTNKPHAARAGAFFRRCLEEAGEDGGPIAVRVVSIEGLDKSRLPIHVLRETAGFIKEATVAEAC; translated from the coding sequence ATGAGCGCAGCCGCGCGGAGGGTATCGGCCAGGGCTCAGCAGTCCCGCCGGCTTCGCCGTTTCGTGCGAGTTCTGCTCGTCCTCGTGTGCATTGCGGTCGTTGTCTGGGTGGGGCTGGGCGCGTGGTTCCTGTCGGAACGGCATCGTTCGGAGCCGGTCAGGTCCGATGCGATCGTCATGCTCGCCGGCGCCGATGACGGGCGCCACCGCGTTGCCCGCAATCTCCTACAAGACGGCTATGCGCCCGAGCTTCTCGTGTCCAACCCGGACAGTGCAGGGAAAAAGAAGGCCGCGGAGCTATGCCGAATGAAGGCGACGGATTGTTTCTCGCCCGTGCCGAAGACGACCGCCGGGGAGGTGCGCGCGGTCCGGGAGGCGGCGGAGGGAGCCGAAGACTCAGGCGACGGGTGGGACAGCATCATCGTCGTCACCAATAAACCGCACGCGGCCAGGGCGGGCGCGTTCTTCCGGAGGTGCCTGGAGGAGGCCGGCGAGGATGGTGGGCCGATTGCTGTGCGCGTGGTGAGTATCGAGGGGCTCGATAAATCGCGACTGCCGATTCATGTGCTCCGCGAGACGGCGGGGTTCATCAAGGAAGCGACCGTCGCAGAGGCGTGTTAG
- a CDS encoding SDR family oxidoreductase, whose product MAEAHAPMTPGAPILSRCRVLVAGGFGQLGRWLARRPVGDLVEVCNVGRKHSEIYGPGMDLSDRGSIEHALEVFRPQVVINAAAFTAVDAAEDDEAAAAAINVDGSARLAAECARRDIPLVHVSTDYVPGLYAPVEDPAGAPSLAASVPEAIDFASEAGVYARTKWEGELAVRRAHPGATVVRTAWVYSGPARSRLEGLGGGDFVTTMLRLESERDSVNVVDDQWGNPTFACDLAEGLLQLANRLASGDRALSGAVLNAAGGGRATWHDLAAEAFALAGADRARVLPVGTDEFPRPAARPSFSVLGDSEWRRAGLMPLPHWRDGLRRAFTMAR is encoded by the coding sequence GTGGCTGAGGCACACGCACCCATGACGCCGGGCGCGCCGATCCTCTCGCGGTGCCGCGTGCTCGTCGCGGGCGGTTTCGGGCAGCTCGGGCGCTGGCTCGCGCGACGGCCGGTCGGCGATCTCGTCGAGGTCTGCAACGTCGGGAGGAAACACAGCGAGATCTACGGTCCGGGAATGGACCTTTCCGACCGCGGGTCGATCGAGCACGCGCTGGAGGTCTTCCGTCCGCAGGTGGTGATCAACGCCGCCGCGTTTACCGCCGTCGACGCGGCCGAGGATGATGAGGCTGCCGCGGCGGCAATCAACGTCGACGGGTCCGCGCGGCTCGCCGCCGAATGCGCGCGGCGAGACATTCCCCTGGTGCACGTATCGACGGACTACGTTCCCGGGCTCTACGCTCCTGTCGAGGATCCGGCCGGGGCCCCGTCGCTCGCTGCCTCGGTGCCGGAGGCGATCGACTTCGCTAGCGAAGCAGGGGTCTACGCGCGAACGAAGTGGGAAGGCGAACTGGCGGTGCGGCGCGCGCATCCTGGCGCCACCGTCGTGCGCACCGCCTGGGTGTACAGCGGCCCCGCTCGGTCGAGGCTCGAAGGCCTCGGTGGCGGCGACTTTGTCACCACGATGCTGCGGCTGGAATCCGAGCGCGACAGCGTCAACGTTGTCGACGACCAATGGGGGAATCCGACGTTCGCGTGCGATCTCGCCGAAGGGCTGTTACAGCTGGCTAATCGATTGGCCTCGGGCGATCGCGCGCTATCCGGCGCGGTGCTCAACGCCGCCGGGGGAGGACGCGCCACCTGGCACGATCTCGCTGCCGAGGCGTTCGCACTCGCCGGCGCCGACCGTGCCCGCGTGCTACCGGTGGGCACCGACGAGTTTCCGCGTCCCGCGGCGCGCCCGAGTTTTTCCGTCCTCGGCGACTCCGAGTGGCGCCGCGCCGGACTCATGCCGTTGCCGCACTGGCGAGACGGCCTGCGCCGAGCCTTCACGATGGCTCGATGA
- the rfbA gene encoding glucose-1-phosphate thymidylyltransferase RfbA has protein sequence MKGIILAGGAGSRLRPLTAAVSKQLMPVFDKPMVYYPLTTLMLAGIRDILLICTPHDRAQFERLLGDGSQFGISIAYREQPEPQGLAQAFVLGAEHIGDDSVALVLGDNIFYGPRMGTQLRRFRDVSGGAVFAYRVANPSDYGVIEFDADGTAVSIEEKPAEPRSNFAVPGLYFYSSDVVDIASELEPSARGEYEISDVNKRYLEQGRLSVEVLPRGTAWLDTGTHASLLDAGNYVRTIEERQGLKIGAPEEVAWRMRFIDDSALAAAADAQLKSGYGAYLHGLLERERELGG, from the coding sequence GTGAAGGGAATCATCCTCGCCGGAGGCGCCGGGTCGCGGTTGCGGCCGCTCACCGCGGCGGTGAGCAAGCAGCTCATGCCCGTGTTCGACAAACCGATGGTGTACTACCCGCTCACCACGCTCATGCTTGCCGGCATCCGGGACATCCTGCTCATCTGCACCCCGCACGACCGGGCGCAGTTCGAGCGGCTACTCGGGGACGGCTCACAGTTCGGGATCTCCATCGCCTACCGCGAGCAGCCAGAACCCCAAGGTCTTGCGCAGGCTTTCGTCCTCGGTGCCGAGCACATCGGAGACGACTCGGTCGCGCTCGTCCTCGGCGACAACATTTTCTACGGCCCGCGCATGGGCACGCAGCTGCGCCGCTTTCGCGACGTCTCCGGCGGCGCCGTGTTCGCCTACCGCGTAGCAAATCCGAGCGACTACGGGGTTATCGAATTCGACGCCGACGGCACCGCGGTCTCCATCGAGGAAAAGCCCGCCGAGCCGCGATCGAACTTCGCTGTCCCAGGCCTCTACTTCTATAGCAGCGATGTCGTCGACATTGCCTCCGAACTCGAACCCTCCGCCCGCGGGGAGTATGAGATCTCCGACGTCAACAAGCGGTACCTCGAGCAGGGGCGGCTCTCCGTCGAGGTCCTGCCGCGCGGAACGGCGTGGCTCGACACCGGCACGCACGCCTCGCTGCTCGACGCCGGCAACTACGTGCGCACGATCGAGGAACGCCAGGGCCTGAAGATCGGGGCGCCCGAAGAGGTTGCGTGGCGGATGCGGTTCATCGACGATTCCGCGCTCGCCGCCGCGGCCGACGCCCAGCTCAAGTCCGGGTACGGCGCATACCTGCACGGATTGTTGGAACGGGAGCGGGAACTCGGTGGCTGA
- the rfbB gene encoding dTDP-glucose 4,6-dehydratase: MRLLVTGGAGFIGSNFVRLTGRVRPDTHITVLDAFTYAANEASVADAPCDVIRGDVADPGVLDEILAGFGPDDAIVHFAAESHNDNSIASPGQFVHTNITGTFEILEAARRHDVRLHHVSTDEVYGDLPLGTPEAFTEDTAYRPSSPYSASKASADMLVRAWIRTYGLRATLSNCSNNYGPRQHVEKFIPRQITTLIDGGRPRLYGSGENVRDWIHVDDHNAAVWEILERGRMGETYLIGADGQASNREIVRELCLLCDRDPDEVDFVTDRPGHDRRYAIDATKLRRELGWAPEHTDLRSGLADTVEWYRENREWWEPVKAAVEAKYAEVEEVL, encoded by the coding sequence ATGCGGCTACTTGTTACAGGCGGCGCCGGGTTTATCGGCTCCAATTTCGTCCGCCTCACCGGGCGTGTGCGCCCAGATACCCACATCACCGTGCTCGACGCGTTCACGTACGCCGCGAACGAGGCAAGTGTCGCGGATGCGCCGTGCGACGTCATTCGCGGGGATGTCGCCGATCCGGGCGTACTCGACGAGATCCTCGCCGGGTTCGGGCCGGACGATGCGATCGTGCATTTCGCCGCCGAGAGCCATAACGACAATTCGATCGCCTCGCCGGGGCAATTCGTCCACACCAACATCACAGGCACGTTCGAGATTCTCGAGGCGGCCCGGCGCCACGACGTACGCCTGCACCACGTCTCCACCGACGAGGTGTACGGAGACCTGCCGCTCGGCACACCGGAAGCCTTCACCGAGGACACCGCGTACCGACCGTCCAGCCCGTATTCGGCGTCGAAGGCGAGCGCGGACATGCTCGTGCGCGCGTGGATTCGCACCTATGGGCTCCGCGCGACGCTGTCGAACTGCTCCAATAACTACGGTCCGCGCCAGCACGTGGAAAAGTTCATCCCCAGGCAGATCACCACGCTTATCGACGGCGGACGACCGCGCCTCTACGGCAGCGGCGAGAACGTGCGCGACTGGATCCACGTCGACGACCACAACGCTGCAGTGTGGGAGATTCTCGAGCGCGGCCGGATGGGGGAGACCTACCTGATCGGCGCGGACGGGCAGGCCTCAAACCGCGAGATCGTGCGCGAACTATGCCTACTGTGCGATCGCGACCCCGACGAGGTTGATTTCGTTACCGACCGACCCGGGCACGATAGGCGGTACGCGATCGACGCGACGAAGCTTCGCCGCGAGCTCGGGTGGGCGCCCGAACATACCGACCTACGGTCGGGGCTCGCCGATACCGTCGAGTGGTACCGCGAGAACCGCGAGTGGTGGGAACCGGTCAAGGCCGCCGTCGAAGCCAAATACGCAGAAGTAGAGGAGGTGCTGTAG
- a CDS encoding PAS domain-containing protein: protein MAEDSRSRFGELDPDEPAGHDERLSRQDFGELFEFSPMPMAVYLEDYHPAAINNAFSELLGVPRETLMSGPTLGYMHPDDREAARSGMDMMFAGADVPPTAIVRMFCTEGVIRTIEASASVTYGIDGTKYLLMIFRDISEELWNRGQ, encoded by the coding sequence ATGGCTGAAGACAGTAGGTCTCGGTTCGGCGAGCTCGATCCCGATGAACCGGCCGGCCACGATGAGCGCCTTAGTCGCCAGGACTTCGGCGAGCTCTTCGAATTTTCGCCGATGCCGATGGCCGTCTATTTGGAGGACTACCACCCTGCGGCGATCAACAACGCCTTCTCGGAGCTCCTCGGCGTGCCACGTGAGACGCTGATGTCTGGTCCAACCCTCGGGTACATGCACCCGGACGATCGAGAGGCCGCCCGCTCCGGGATGGACATGATGTTCGCCGGCGCCGACGTTCCCCCGACTGCCATCGTGAGGATGTTCTGCACCGAAGGGGTTATCCGGACCATCGAGGCCTCCGCGAGCGTCACCTACGGAATCGACGGAACCAAGTACCTGTTGATGATCTTCCGCGATATCAGCGAGGAGCTGTGGAACCGCGGGCAATGA